Genomic DNA from Cloeon dipterum chromosome 3, ieCloDipt1.1, whole genome shotgun sequence:
TAATTACTAAAAGAGAGGAGGTGATGGACTTAAGTAATGATATAAATgattctattttattaaaattgaaaatactgATCTAAAAGGGATAATTTTGGGCAAGGCGTTCTCCACTGCTAATAAGGGCACAGACTaacaagacaaaaaatgaGTTAGTGTTTCTATCAAAGTtgagaaattgataaaaatttatttgttgaacaTAGCATCTCAGCAATTGCATATATCCATCTCGCGCTGGAACgatgtacatatttttacaagagaAACATCTCGTGAacatgtatatatttttagcaaaacagATTGTTTCccattttagttaaataaaaataaaaatgatgtaaaaaaatggttgttTAATTAGCGTAagagtaaaagaaaaacaactaTCTGACCAAACATTCAGCCGCAGCTTTACATGCTTTTTGGCTACTCTAAGAAACATCATGAATCTGCGACAATCACGTCAATATGCCGTGCCGATTTAATTAGTAATTGCACTTAGCCATGGGCTACACATTTtgcagttttgatttttgtactCCATTTGCTTGTCGTTGAGACTTAAAACTGAAACTGAAGGTGCGTACAACAGACAAGGTAAAATAATACCAAAGTCATCAAACACGCAAGTTATCATTCAAATCTAAATTGATTGATGAGCAATcaagtaaatttatattttaaaaaaacaacgtTCCCTTTCATTCGAAAGCAtatattgagaaaaatatgattgtTCTTATCACTATACATATATAGCATATTGCCAcagaatgtaaaatatttctgtgaAGAATACATCGCTGATTAATTCaattgactttaaaaattcagcaacaGTAATTCCACATGAGCTTCATCGAAACCATGTAGGATATTACACAGATTAACAGTTGCGTGTACCATAAACTTGCGCCGCTTTGTGAACGCATATAATATTGCTCCAATGCCTCCACCCTTGCTGCAAAGCATCAGCACTGATCGGTTTCCtaatgaaaaagaagaagtAGGCGAGTGATATAGAGTGAGTATAAAAGGCCTGCATTCACATTGCTGATCACATTCCGCTTCAGGAGTTCAATAATCATGTTCGCCAAGGTAGTTAACAACTACAATATTTTCCCAAAGAATGTTCTCCAACTGTTGGATAACTTTCATTTTTCGCAAGTCTAaggagaaaatgtttttttattaaaaaattcttatttttccagatCGCTTTCGCCGTCCTCGCCCTGGCCGCCGCCGTGTGCGCCGAGCCCGGTGCGCCCCTCGTGGCCGCCGTCCCCGCCTACGTGAAGGCCGTGGACTACCACGCCCGCCCTCACTACTCCTTCAACTACGGCGTTAACGACCCCCACACCGGCGACCACAAGAGCCAGTCTGAGACCCGCGACGGCGACTACGTCAAGGGCCAGTACTCTCTGCTCGAGGCCGACGGCACCACCCGCACCGTCGACTACACCGCCGACCCCCACCACGGATTCAACGCCGTCGTCTCCAAGTCCGGACACGCCGTCCACCCCGCCCCCGTCAAGGCCTACGCCGCCCCCATCGTCCACGCTGCCCCCGTCGTGCATGCCGCCCCCGTCGTCGCCTACAAGGCCCCCGTCTACGGCCACGCCTACTCCTACGCTTCCGCCCACGTCGCCCCCATCCGCGCCTACGCCCACGCTGCCCCCGTTGTTCACGCCGCCCCGGCCCTGGCCTACGCCCACGCCGCTCCCCTCGCTCACGGCTACGGCTACCACTACTAAATCTGCTCTTTCGTTCACCCTTTTGTGAAAGTCTGAAAGCACGATCACCTTGATCTCCTGCGATGCTCAATTTCGGGCAGGATTTCATCCCTCTCATTGTCATTTTGTATGTAACTACCTCTTGTTACTGTGTAATGAGAATCGAATTAAActatataaattgaaatatttgatttttcttgtctCGTTGGGACACAAATTTTAACCTTTACCCAGGAAAGCATTAACTTATTAATAAGTTCACGTGGTCTGAGCGAGTGAGGTGACTATTtgatcaaaaatcaattacttgaaaggtgcaaataaaattcagctcTAGGACTGAAAGGAGGTTAATTCTAATTTCTAttggcaataaataatttatttaaattataatgctgctaaataattttgaagaataaaaTCCTTTAAGGAATTTTGCAACTCTTACAATAATAGGAAACACCTCAgaaatgtttgaattaaaatatcttaacCTGGTTCGTTTGCCTATCGGAGGAGCCAttattagatttaattaactGCCTTAACTgatgttaataaaaatgtttaatagcAACTGTGCGTAATTTATGTAATTCAtattaatattgttatttaGCCTTTCAAGCTTCTAAGAATTATGTCGGTGCGTAGGGTACGAACGCCTGCAGGAGATTTTACACCTTGGTTCAATTTATACTAAACGTTGCGTCGAGGGATGAATTCCGAGTGCCCAAGACGGGCATCCAAGGTGGGCCGACCAATTTTGTTAAAAGAGGGAAATATCGAAGGGCGTGAAAAGGCGGCCGGGCCAAATTGCAAAGTAAGAATCTAAGCCATGTTTGGGGTTTAAATGCTGGCTGATTAGCGCCTAAAGTTAACTCTCTTGCATATAAAAGAGTCACCGTGGGCCGCCAATTGGGCGCTGATGCCAGCAGCAGTCACCACCAGTGAAGAGTGTTTTCGGTCAGAAGTCCTTCTTCTTAAGTCATGGGATGACCTGCCGCCAACAATCAAGGACTGCTGCGTGAAAGACTTTCCTGAACTTTGCACAGAGTAATTGTGGCAACTATATGTGATGAACAATTACGTGAGATACATTTTGTATTGATCGCTTTTGCAGTAAATGCTAGTGTCTCTATGTAATTTATTGACGAATGTGTGACTTTGATATTATGCTTATATGTATTGTAgaggaagaataaacaataataatataggAATGACGAGTGCATTCGGATTTTGGAGAGTTGCAaaagctttccgactcgcCATTTTGCTGCTTGCACCTTTCGAGCATGCGTGAATTCAATATAAAAGACCCCGGTGCTGAGGTATAACACGAACTGGTCCTTTTTCAGCAATCTAGGAGGGATAATGAagagtcaaacggtgtgcagtttttgtaaatctgaagGTTAGAAGCTGatatttggtgaaaaacgtCTTATACTTTCATAAGACGTTCTatcatattaataataaaaaaatagtgtcAGCTAAATCTCTAGTTCTGGCTGtcgtaaaaaaaacacacacaccaaTAGACTCCTCTTCACGTTCCATGGTTTACTGAAGTAGTTTTATGGCGGTAAACACTAAATTTTGTCACGCAGTGATGAGGTGctaagaagaaaaattgtaaaatgttcGGATTTTAGGGTGTAAAAAGGATGATGAAGGGTTTGCACACTAAGACTACTTCGGTTATCAAGGGGAAGTTGAGACTTAAGTTTAGATGTGTCCGGTTATTGAAAATGTGGCAGTTAGAAGCTAAGATTTGAGCGTGTAAACATTTTTCGACAACCTGAAGAAGTACcaattttgtagatttttgtgttaaataaaaagttaaaaccaaACACCATTCCagattcaatatatttatatttgtttattttttctattgaatATTGTGTTTGTAATTAGCAATTAGATGGAATATATTGTGAGAAGATCATCACCCGAATGTATTACCATGCTAAAAGACAAAtagattaattgaattgaattgaattgcgCTCAACAAAATGCctttatcaaaattacaaattccaaaattttgattaaatttgcaaaattcgaTCTTTGACCTACTAATTTtgaataagtaaaaaaatcaacatccTCATTGACACCTGCCAGAAGTGAGAACCTGAGAGCCTGGA
This window encodes:
- the LOC135940550 gene encoding cuticle protein 19-like, whose product is MFAKIAFAVLALAAAVCAEPGAPLVAAVPAYVKAVDYHARPHYSFNYGVNDPHTGDHKSQSETRDGDYVKGQYSLLEADGTTRTVDYTADPHHGFNAVVSKSGHAVHPAPVKAYAAPIVHAAPVV